The DNA sequence TTGGGGGCTATCGACTTTGGTATTATCGTGGATGGTGCTGTGATTATCGTCGAGGGGACTGTATTTCTGTTGCACAATAAAGTGTTGAAGAAAAAGCCTTTGACGGCTGCACTCAGGGATGAAACAGCTTTTGAAGCATCAAGTAAGATGATGAACGCAGCATTCTTTGGGCAGCTGATCGTGCTGATTGTGTTTATTCCTATTCTTGCACTGCAAGGTGTAGAAGGGAAGATGTTCCAACCAATGGCGCTTACCTTTATGTTTGCCATGCTTGGAGTGATGCTGCTTTGCCTGACATATGTACCAATGATGTCAGCCTTATTTATCAGGATTGGTCAAACAGAAAAAACATATTGGGGTGATCGTTTTGTGAATTGGTTGGAGCGTATCTATGAACCAGCTTTGGGTAAGGCGCTTGCAAATGCCAAATGGGTGGTAGGAATAGCAGTCCTATTGTTAGGGTTGTCGGTCTTTTCCTTTTTCCGAATGGGAGGGGAGTTTATCCCTCAACTAGATGAAGGGGATATTGCATTTCATGCCATTCTAACGCCGGGAAGTTCACTGACAGAAACTATCGAGACAACAACCAAAATTGAGAAACTGGTTAAGGAGAATTTTCCTGAAGTGGAGAAAATTGTCAGTAGGATAGGAGTGGCAGAGGTGCCTACTGACCCTATGCCGATGGACATTGCTGATGTGATTGTCATTATGAAGCCAAAATCCGAATGGGTGTCGGCAAGTAGTAAGGACGAGCTTTTGGAGTTGATGAAAGAAAAGTTGGAGCAGGTCCCTGGTGTAAACTACGAATTTACACAGCCTATCGAAATGCGTTTCAATGAGTTGCTTGAAGGGGTAAGAGAAGATATCGCGATCAAACTGTATGGGGAGGATATCAATATGCTGGCAAGTAAGGCAGAGGAGGTTTCCAAGATAATTGCCGGTACCAACGGGATCGGTGATATGCGGGTGGAGGCTACCACAGGCTTACCCCAAATGACTGTCCGGTACAATAGGCACAAGTTGGCTCAATATGGATTGAATGTCGAAGACCTGAATACAGTTATAGAAACGGCTTTTGCTGGAGGAAAAGCAGGAGTCATTTTCGAAGGGGAAAAACGTTTTGATTTGGTGGTAAGGTTAAATGAGCGTTATCGCCAAAGCATCGACAACCTGAAAAACCTTTACGTCAACAGACCTGATGGGGCACAGATTCCGCTGAAGGAAGTAGCGGATATCAGTTATCAACCTGGTCCAATGCAGATCAGTAGAGACAATACCAATAGAAGAACCTATGTCGGGATTAACGTTAGAGGACGTGATATCAAATCGTTGGTGACGGAAATTCAACAGAAACTGGATGAAAAGTTGGTCTTGCCACCGGGTTACTATATCCGTTATGGAGGTGCGTTTGAGAACCTTGAACGGGCAAGTAAAAGGTTACAGGTGGTTGTGCCTATTGCGCTAGGACTGATCTTTATCCTGATATTCTTTGCCTTGAAATCCCTAAAGCAAACAGCCATGATTTATATCGCTGTGCCAATGGCCGCCATCGGTGGTGTTTTCTCCCTTTGGTTAAGGGGAATGCCTTTCAGTATTTCGGCGGGTGTAGGCTTTATCGTGCTTTTTGGTGTGGCTGTACTGAATGGATTGGTACTGATTAGCAGCTGGAATGAGTTGAAGGAAGAAGGGGTGACCGATCTCAATGAAAGAATACGTTTGGGGGGCAGAAGAAGGATAAGACCTATTTTGTTGACAGCCTTGACAGACGTACTGGGCTTTTTGCCGATGGCAATCTCTACTTCAGCTGGGGCTGAGGTACAACAGCCTTTAGCAACGGTAGTAATTGGTGGAATGCTTTCCGCAACAATGCTCACCTTATTTGTATTGCCGATACTTTATCAGTGGATGGAGTCCAGAGATACAGCCATCAGTCTACCTAAAACGACAGCGGTGATACTGTTGGTGGGAAGTTATATCATTTTTCCTGCTGGAAAGGCGAATGCGCAAGAAGTACAGCCTAGGGTAGTGAATACAGTTGACGAAGCCATTAGTTTGGGATTAGCCAATAATGGAGATGTTCGGGTAGCGGAAATACAGGTGAAGGTGCAGGAAGAACGAGAAAAGGCAGCTTTCAACCCTAAGAAAACAGATATCGGAGTTCAGTATGGACAGTACAATAGTTTTGAGAATGACTTTGCATTCAGTGTTTCCCAAAACTTTGCATTCCCGACGGTTTACTCGAAACAACGGAAACTCGCAGAAGCCAATACCGAGGGCAGTCGTAAGCAGTTGGCAGTTCAGGCTAATACCTTGAAGCGAGACATTCGACAGCATTGGTATCAGTTGGCTTACCTGTATGAAAGGCAAAGGCTCTTATTGTATCAGGACTCACTTTACAATAGGTTTTTGCATGCCGCTACAGTGCGGTATGAGACAGAAGCGACTAATTACCTCGAAAAGTCAGCAGCAGAAACGAGCGTGATGGAAATCCAGAATATGGAGAAGGTGGTAGCTGCTGATATTGCCATTCAGGAAAGGCAATTACAGGTGTTGTTGAATGATATGGAAGGGCTTCATTTCCGTCCGGATACCTTGAAGGAAATCAAGTTAGATCAGGGGTTGATCAGCCGTGCGGTTTCAGAAAACCCTTCTTTGGTATATGCAGAGCAGCAAGTCCAGATTGCAGCTGCTGAGAAATCAGTGGAGTCTTCCAAGCTGCTGCCTGACCTTTCCATCGGGTATTATAACCAGTCATTGATTGGTACACCTACGGCAGATGGAAATGTTGCAGGAGGCTCAGATAGGTTCAACAGTGTGCAGGCAGGGATATCTATCCCATTGTTTTTTGGCTCTTACAAGTCTGGTGTAAATGCTGCTAAACTGAAAACACAGATGGCAGAAGTACAGACAGACTATTACCGGAATGTTTTGAAAGGACAGTATGAACAGCAGATGTCGGAGGTCGCCAAATATCAGGAAAGCCTGAAATACTACAAGGGACAAGCCCTTCCACAATCAGAGCGAATCATTGACAATGCACAAAAAAGCTTTGAGCATGGTGCGATTGGCTATATCGAATACTTCCAGAACATCAACTACGCTTTGGTGCTCAAATTCAATTATCTCAAGACCTTAAACGACAGTAATCAGGCAGCTATTCAGCTTGAATACCTGATCGGACAATAATATTAGGAATTATGAAATCATACATGAGAATATATAACCTACTGTGGCTAGTCAGTTTGTTGACGCTAGCTTGTAACAGTCAAACAGGAGAGGATCATGACCACGATCATGAAGCATCCGAAGCCTCGTTGCAACATGAAGAGGCAGGACACCAAGAACATCAGGATGAAGTCCATTTTTCAGCGCAACAGTTTCAGTCCTTGTCCATGAAAGTGGATACGCTACCGTTCAGAAATATCTCCTCTTATGTAGAGGCAAACGGTCAGTTGGAAGTGCCACCTCAGAATGAGGCTTCCATTACGGCTATCATCGGTGCAAATGTTCAATCCATTAAAGTGATAGAAGGAGATGAGGTGAAAAAGGGACAAGTATTGGCTTACTTGAGTCACCCTGACTTGATCAGGCTTCAGACAGACTATCTCAATAACTGGAACCAACTCCAGTATTGGGAGAAAGAGCTGAAGAGACAGCAAAAGCTGTATGAGGAAAAAGTAGGTTCAGGCAAGGAACTTCAAAAGGCACAGGCTGACTTTCTTTCGCTAAAAGGGAATGTACAAGGACTGGAGTCACAACTGAAGTTGCTCGCCTTATCTGTTAGCAGGATACAGCAAGGAAAGATTTATGAACAGGTTCCGGTGAGAAGCCCGATTGACGGTTATATCCGTTTGGTGGAAGTCAAGACAGGACAGTTTGTACAGCCGCAGACAGAGATGTTTGAGATAGTCAATATCGACCATATCCATGCAGACTTGATGGTATACGAAAAGGATATGTACAAAGTGAAGAAGGGGCAACAAGTGAAGTTTACCGTTGTTTCGTTGCCTGATAAGGAGCTTGAAGCCAAGATATATGCCGTAGGGAAATCTTTTGAGGAAGGACCAAAAGCCATTCACCTTCATGCCGAGATTGAGAACAAGGAAGGACTGCTGTTACCTGGAATGTATGTTAGGGGTAGAATCATGACCGATGATACAGCACGCTTGGCTTTACCTGAGGGCGGTGTGGTCAGGCAGGGTGACAAGTACTATATATTCAAGGCAAAACAGGAAGAAGAAAATGGACAGCAAGAGTGGGCGTTTGAACCTGTTGAGGTGGTTACAGGAACCCAAAGCGATGGGTGGATAGAAGTCAAGCTGTTAGCGCCACTGGAAGAAACAGCAAAGGTGGCATGGAACAATGCCTATTACCTTTTGGCTGAAATGAAGAAAGGAGAGACAGAGCATAGTCACTAAGTTTTTCAAAAGTCAGGGATTGCCATAAACAGGTGATCTCTGGCTTTTTTAAAAGCGTAGGAGATCATTTATGAGATATTAATAAACAGGAATTTTTTCTAATGCCATTCTAATCCCCCCTAGTAAGGACTCCCCTCATTTTTTGCGTAAATTGTATTTTTTGAATTGGAAGGGATATGAATACAATCTTAATTATAGAAGACGAGCAACGTTTGGCTGACCTGATCAAGAAAGGACTTGAGGAGGAGGACTATATGGTGTACCATACTTTGGATGGTTTGGCAGGCATGGAGTTGCTTCGTGAAAAGTCAGTAGACCTGATTCTTCTGGACATCCTATTGCCAAAGATGAGTGGCTTGGAAGTTTGCAGAAAAATCAAAACAGAAGGGCATGCCGATGTTCCGATCATGATGCTGACGGCTTTAGGAAGTGCCGAAAATATTGTGTTAGGACTGGACAGTGGCGCGGATGATTATTTGTCTAAGCCATTTAAGTTGATTGAGCTTAAGGCAAGAGTCAGGGCATTGCTTAGAAGAAAGTCCATTAGTGTCAAGAGTGAGTCAGATCACCTGTATCGCTTTTCAGGAGTGGAAATGGATGACGAGACCAAGACGGTTAGACGAAATGGTCAGGAGATGTCTTTGACTTCTACAGAGTACAGGTTGCTGCTGATGTTTATGAAAAATCCAAGGAAGGTGCTGTCTCGTACAGACTTGCTTGATGAGGTCTGGGGAATCAATTTTGATATTGGTACCAATGTCGTGGATGTATATGTGAATTACCTTCGGAAAAAACTGGACAAATGTGGTGACGGTAAGCTGATTCATACGGTTATAGGAATGGGATATGTACTAAAGGAGGCAGAATGAAAATTCATAACAAGATCATATTACTACTGTTAGGTATCTTTTTTACCTATACACTGTTGTTCAGTGGCTTTATCTATTATTCCATCTCAAACTATGCGTTTACCGATTTTTATAAGCGATTGGAAATTCGGGCAGCGAGTATAGCCAAGATCAAGCTGGATAATAGCAACGATGTAAGCAGTATAAGGGAAGTGCATGACGATTTTCTTGAGAAGCTGCCAAGCCAGAAGGAGTACATGTTTCGAGTGGTAGATGGAAAAGCCGAGGCGGCAGCCTATCAGGGAGAATTGCCAAAGCATTTTATTCAGGATCTGATAGAAGATCAGGCTGCCAAATACAGCAAAGGCAATAAGTTTTACTCCGGTATTTTGTATGAGACAACA is a window from the Limibacter armeniacum genome containing:
- a CDS encoding CusA/CzcA family heavy metal efflux RND transporter, with the translated sequence MINQIISFSIHNKLIVGLLTLTLIVGGIWSMTKVPLDAVPDITNNQVQVITQAPNLGTEDIEQFVTYPVEVAMANLPGVVEIRSISRFGLSVVTIVFEDEMGTYLPRQLVSEKLTEVKEEIPQGFGVPSMGPISTGLGEIYQYTLKVDDAHKGQYTATDLRTMQDWIVRRQMSMVSGVVEINAIGGSIKQYEVAVSPDELKAIGLTISDIFNALESNNQNTGGAYIEKDHYANFIRGEGLARSLDDIRNIVVDNVNGLPIRVGDVAQVRYGSAIRYGALTQDGEGEVVGGLVMMLKGANSNDVIERVKQRMDEIQESLPEGVVIEPLLDRSKLIAQTTDTVSSNLMEGALIVIFVLVFLLGNWRGGLIVASTIPLSLLFAFIMMHVFDVWANLMSLGAIDFGIIVDGAVIIVEGTVFLLHNKVLKKKPLTAALRDETAFEASSKMMNAAFFGQLIVLIVFIPILALQGVEGKMFQPMALTFMFAMLGVMLLCLTYVPMMSALFIRIGQTEKTYWGDRFVNWLERIYEPALGKALANAKWVVGIAVLLLGLSVFSFFRMGGEFIPQLDEGDIAFHAILTPGSSLTETIETTTKIEKLVKENFPEVEKIVSRIGVAEVPTDPMPMDIADVIVIMKPKSEWVSASSKDELLELMKEKLEQVPGVNYEFTQPIEMRFNELLEGVREDIAIKLYGEDINMLASKAEEVSKIIAGTNGIGDMRVEATTGLPQMTVRYNRHKLAQYGLNVEDLNTVIETAFAGGKAGVIFEGEKRFDLVVRLNERYRQSIDNLKNLYVNRPDGAQIPLKEVADISYQPGPMQISRDNTNRRTYVGINVRGRDIKSLVTEIQQKLDEKLVLPPGYYIRYGGAFENLERASKRLQVVVPIALGLIFILIFFALKSLKQTAMIYIAVPMAAIGGVFSLWLRGMPFSISAGVGFIVLFGVAVLNGLVLISSWNELKEEGVTDLNERIRLGGRRRIRPILLTALTDVLGFLPMAISTSAGAEVQQPLATVVIGGMLSATMLTLFVLPILYQWMESRDTAISLPKTTAVILLVGSYIIFPAGKANAQEVQPRVVNTVDEAISLGLANNGDVRVAEIQVKVQEEREKAAFNPKKTDIGVQYGQYNSFENDFAFSVSQNFAFPTVYSKQRKLAEANTEGSRKQLAVQANTLKRDIRQHWYQLAYLYERQRLLLYQDSLYNRFLHAATVRYETEATNYLEKSAAETSVMEIQNMEKVVAADIAIQERQLQVLLNDMEGLHFRPDTLKEIKLDQGLISRAVSENPSLVYAEQQVQIAAAEKSVESSKLLPDLSIGYYNQSLIGTPTADGNVAGGSDRFNSVQAGISIPLFFGSYKSGVNAAKLKTQMAEVQTDYYRNVLKGQYEQQMSEVAKYQESLKYYKGQALPQSERIIDNAQKSFEHGAIGYIEYFQNINYALVLKFNYLKTLNDSNQAAIQLEYLIGQ
- a CDS encoding efflux RND transporter periplasmic adaptor subunit, with product MKSYMRIYNLLWLVSLLTLACNSQTGEDHDHDHEASEASLQHEEAGHQEHQDEVHFSAQQFQSLSMKVDTLPFRNISSYVEANGQLEVPPQNEASITAIIGANVQSIKVIEGDEVKKGQVLAYLSHPDLIRLQTDYLNNWNQLQYWEKELKRQQKLYEEKVGSGKELQKAQADFLSLKGNVQGLESQLKLLALSVSRIQQGKIYEQVPVRSPIDGYIRLVEVKTGQFVQPQTEMFEIVNIDHIHADLMVYEKDMYKVKKGQQVKFTVVSLPDKELEAKIYAVGKSFEEGPKAIHLHAEIENKEGLLLPGMYVRGRIMTDDTARLALPEGGVVRQGDKYYIFKAKQEEENGQQEWAFEPVEVVTGTQSDGWIEVKLLAPLEETAKVAWNNAYYLLAEMKKGETEHSH
- a CDS encoding response regulator transcription factor, whose protein sequence is MNTILIIEDEQRLADLIKKGLEEEDYMVYHTLDGLAGMELLREKSVDLILLDILLPKMSGLEVCRKIKTEGHADVPIMMLTALGSAENIVLGLDSGADDYLSKPFKLIELKARVRALLRRKSISVKSESDHLYRFSGVEMDDETKTVRRNGQEMSLTSTEYRLLLMFMKNPRKVLSRTDLLDEVWGINFDIGTNVVDVYVNYLRKKLDKCGDGKLIHTVIGMGYVLKEAE